A single Mobula hypostoma chromosome 26, sMobHyp1.1, whole genome shotgun sequence DNA region contains:
- the LOC134338034 gene encoding UPF0500 protein C1orf216 homolog, protein MFDIEALGAPEVSSSSQLCNGTHELEIRSEAISMTDVKQDMNSNFVVERSSKNEIFGKLPSEGTALRNSPQLKNEPDLQMKKEKGNPFSLSLESGSTKPPSGERVRIPPEGAEMGHPSKLTNVVDCEELTVSPSDDNGYSSSCLSIESPDSVEGNIWEAGETVKRDKLDPWQQADVESIPGTPPAADSFLPSIFEAVQSLQEKQRFKEQEKEKHQTQVIMYRRLALLRWIRSLQQKVVDHQNRLQESYDTILNNRKELLKFIKQGVV, encoded by the coding sequence ATGTTTGATATTGAGGCACTGGGAGCCCCTGAAGTTTCCTCAAGTTCTCAACTTTGCAACGGAACGCATGAGCTAGAAATCAGGAGTGAAGCCATTAGTATGACAGATGTCAAACAGGACATGAATTCTAACTTTGTGGTAGAGCGATCCAGCAAGAATGAGATCTTTGGCAAGCTTCCGTCTGAAGGGACCGCATTGAGAAATAGTCCTCAGCTGAAAAATGAACCGGATTTGCAAATGAAGAAAGAGAAGGGCAATCCTTTTTCCCTGAGTTTGGAGTCAGGGAGCACCAAACCACCTTCAGGAGAGCGTGTCCGAATTCCACCAGAGGGAGCCGAAATGGGCCACCCCAGCAAACTTACCAACGTTGTGGATTGTGAAGAGCTTACTGTCTCTCCCTCAGATGACAATGGCTATTCCAGCAGCTGTTTGAGTATCGAAAGTCCAGATAGTGTAGAAGGAAACATCTGGGAGGCAGGTGAGACTGTCAAGAGGGATAAACTGGATCCTTGGCAACAAGCTGATGTTGAAAGCATTCCAGGGACTCCACCTGCTGCAGATTCTTTCCTGCCTTCAATATTTGAAGCAGTCCAGAGTCTTCAAGAGAAGCAAAGATTCAAAGAGCAAGAGAAAGAGAAGCACCAAACCCAAGTGATCATGTACCGCCGCTTGGCCTTGCTGCGATGGATCCGTAGCCTCCAGCAGAAAGTCGTGGACCATCAAAACCGGCTGCAGGAGAGCTACGACACCATCCTGAACAACCGCAAAGAGCTGCTCAAGTTCATCAAACAGGGAGTTGTCTAG